From Solwaraspora sp. WMMD1047, the proteins below share one genomic window:
- a CDS encoding DEAD/DEAH box helicase, which translates to MNRTERDQIRRIVTDFNEWGQLAAEVRDWHRSVRETAKADEQALRARGVVISRAGQPAWWTLPLGPADTAVVGHLWERATLPTPDADDRILLKLTTEDAPRAIESAEPMLGLRRFFTGSEKRELAIRAGEFLRRQHASVLANNGPQRLDRLSRPTAAIDKHRLGMEALLDPTLGFGLLAARHAPAPELLDRSVLAGLPEALDTIAKVVSSEAGYRSAAQAAGEKIRHAEVGRVLREMPVDRLREATRDRLRLGALAEAGIDTVQAVLDNGRYLQGLPGVGETSARRMRGAAETLRRTTYDEMPVRIDIKNRSPETTELLRCLAEWDACRQTRGAAADLERAAELGPLRAALGRGASHLLVIPARQIPAAGLRESIQIVKRRAELLGMSSAPGRRRSDAKLDPWEDFLARPADYFAMLSELGFVTEDEKAAHGDLPEEIIEAVRDQALSGEHLTASLRGYQSFAARFALVQHKVVIGDEMGLGKTVEALAVLAHLRSRGANHFLVVCPAAVVTNWMREVTGKSKLRPYRLHGPDRAHAARVWARDGGVAVTTYESLGWWQTAMLTPPELACVVVDEAHYIKNPQAKRTIRTRELITRADRAILLTGTPLENRVDEFRNLASYVRPDLVVSASDLSPRTFRWQIAPAYLRRNQEDVLTELPELIEVEEWLPLSDPDADRYRVAVQNGNIMQMRQAAMLAGAQSTKLQRLIEIVSEAEENERRVIVFSNFREVLDLVARSLPGPVFGPLNGSVSPAQRQEMVDRFSAARKGAVLVAQIVAGGVGLNIQSASVVVICEPQLKPTTEAQAVARAHRMGQVQSVQVHRLLSEDSVDQRITELLAGKKRIFDDFARVSDMAAATPDAVDLSEADLVRQVIAAERQRLSGSPTDS; encoded by the coding sequence ATGAACAGGACAGAGCGGGATCAGATCCGTCGCATCGTGACGGACTTCAACGAGTGGGGTCAACTCGCCGCCGAGGTTCGGGACTGGCACCGCAGCGTCCGGGAAACGGCCAAGGCTGACGAACAGGCGCTGCGCGCACGCGGCGTCGTGATCAGCCGGGCCGGTCAGCCCGCCTGGTGGACGCTCCCGCTCGGGCCTGCCGACACCGCTGTGGTCGGACACCTGTGGGAGCGGGCCACGCTTCCCACGCCGGACGCCGACGACCGCATCCTGTTGAAGCTGACGACCGAGGACGCCCCACGCGCCATCGAGAGCGCCGAGCCGATGCTCGGTCTGCGGCGCTTCTTCACCGGATCGGAGAAGCGGGAACTGGCGATCCGGGCGGGCGAGTTCCTGCGGCGTCAGCACGCCTCGGTCCTGGCCAACAACGGACCCCAGCGGCTGGACCGGCTCAGCCGACCCACCGCCGCGATCGACAAGCATCGGCTCGGGATGGAGGCCCTGCTCGATCCGACGTTGGGGTTCGGCCTCCTCGCCGCCCGGCATGCGCCGGCGCCGGAGCTGCTGGACCGGTCCGTCCTCGCCGGCCTGCCCGAGGCGCTGGACACCATCGCCAAGGTGGTTTCCAGTGAGGCCGGGTACCGTTCGGCGGCACAGGCCGCGGGCGAGAAGATCAGGCACGCCGAGGTCGGACGGGTCCTGCGGGAGATGCCCGTCGACCGGCTCCGGGAGGCCACCCGCGACCGTCTCCGACTGGGAGCGCTGGCCGAGGCGGGGATCGACACCGTCCAGGCGGTACTGGACAACGGGCGTTACCTGCAGGGACTGCCGGGTGTCGGGGAGACCTCCGCCCGGCGCATGCGCGGCGCAGCCGAAACCCTGCGCAGGACGACGTACGACGAGATGCCCGTCCGCATCGACATCAAGAACCGCAGTCCGGAGACCACCGAGCTGTTGCGCTGCCTCGCCGAGTGGGACGCCTGCCGGCAGACCCGGGGCGCGGCCGCCGACCTGGAGCGCGCCGCCGAACTCGGGCCGCTGCGGGCGGCCCTCGGCCGGGGCGCCAGCCATCTGCTTGTCATCCCGGCCCGGCAGATCCCTGCCGCCGGGCTGCGCGAGAGCATCCAGATCGTCAAGCGGCGGGCCGAACTGCTCGGCATGTCCTCGGCGCCGGGCCGCCGCCGGTCGGACGCGAAGCTGGACCCCTGGGAGGACTTCCTCGCCCGACCCGCCGACTACTTCGCGATGCTCTCCGAGCTGGGCTTCGTCACCGAGGACGAGAAGGCGGCGCACGGAGATCTCCCCGAGGAGATCATCGAGGCGGTACGCGACCAGGCGCTCAGCGGTGAGCATCTGACCGCGTCGCTGCGCGGCTACCAGAGCTTCGCGGCCCGCTTCGCGCTGGTCCAGCACAAGGTCGTCATCGGCGACGAGATGGGGCTCGGGAAGACCGTCGAGGCGCTCGCCGTCCTGGCCCACCTACGCAGCCGCGGCGCGAACCACTTCCTCGTGGTGTGCCCGGCCGCCGTGGTGACGAACTGGATGCGGGAGGTGACCGGCAAGTCGAAGCTGCGGCCGTACCGGCTGCACGGCCCGGACCGCGCCCACGCGGCCCGGGTGTGGGCACGCGACGGCGGCGTCGCGGTCACCACGTACGAGAGCCTGGGCTGGTGGCAGACGGCCATGCTGACCCCTCCGGAGCTGGCGTGCGTCGTGGTGGACGAGGCCCACTACATCAAGAATCCGCAGGCCAAGCGGACGATCCGGACCAGGGAGCTGATCACCCGCGCGGACCGGGCGATCCTGCTCACCGGCACCCCGCTGGAGAACCGGGTCGACGAGTTCCGCAACCTCGCCTCCTACGTACGCCCGGACCTGGTCGTCAGCGCCAGCGACCTGTCGCCGCGGACCTTCCGGTGGCAGATCGCGCCGGCCTACCTGCGCCGCAATCAGGAGGACGTGCTCACCGAACTCCCGGAGCTGATCGAGGTCGAGGAGTGGCTGCCGCTCTCGGATCCCGATGCGGACCGCTACCGGGTCGCGGTCCAGAACGGGAACATCATGCAGATGCGCCAGGCCGCGATGCTGGCGGGTGCTCAGTCGACGAAGCTGCAGAGGTTGATCGAGATAGTCAGCGAGGCGGAGGAGAACGAACGGCGGGTCATCGTCTTCTCCAACTTCCGGGAGGTGCTGGACCTTGTCGCCCGGTCCCTGCCGGGGCCGGTCTTCGGGCCGCTGAACGGTTCGGTCTCCCCGGCGCAGCGTCAGGAGATGGTCGACCGATTCTCGGCGGCGAGGAAGGGCGCCGTGCTGGTCGCCCAGATCGTGGCCGGCGGTGTCGGGTTGAACATCCAATCCGCGTCGGTCGTGGTGATCTGCGAGCCGCAGCTCAAGCCGACCACCGAGGCGCAGGCCGTCGCCCGCGCCCACCGGATGGGGCAGGTGCAGTCGGTGCAGGTCCACCGGCTGCTCTCCGAGGACAGTGTCGACCAGCGGATCACCGAGCTGCTGGCCGGCAAGAAGCGGATCTTCGACGACTTCGCCCGGGTCAGCGACATGGCCGCCGCCACGCCCGACGCGGTCGACCTCTCCGAGGCCGACCTTGTGCGCCAGGTCATTGCCGCTGAACGGCAACGCTTGTCGGGGAGCCCCACCGACTCGTGA
- a CDS encoding HIT family protein, with the protein MGPEGHEMDVSEDLSADCLFCRQDDARLNRISHQNATCFARLDNFPASEGHTEIVPKRHVESFFDLTPEELRDAYALILTVRVDLSRRFQPQGYTIGINEGRAAGRSVDHLHIHVIPRWFGDVEDPAGGIRQILPNCDPDAWEAATRQALGQRDHLLR; encoded by the coding sequence GTGGGACCGGAAGGCCACGAGATGGACGTTTCTGAGGATCTTTCGGCGGACTGTCTGTTCTGCCGGCAGGACGATGCGCGGCTGAACCGTATCTCCCATCAGAACGCGACCTGCTTTGCCCGCCTGGACAACTTCCCCGCGTCCGAGGGGCATACCGAGATCGTCCCGAAACGGCACGTCGAGTCGTTCTTCGACCTCACCCCCGAGGAACTCAGGGACGCGTACGCGTTGATTCTGACGGTGCGGGTCGATCTGTCCCGACGGTTCCAACCGCAGGGGTACACGATCGGGATCAACGAGGGCCGCGCGGCCGGCCGCAGCGTCGACCACCTGCACATCCATGTGATTCCGCGCTGGTTCGGTGATGTCGAGGACCCGGCGGGCGGCATCCGGCAGATCCTTCCCAACTGTGACCCGGACGCCTGGGAGGCCGCGACCAGGCAGGCGCTCGGTCAGCGCGACCACCTGCTGCGCTGA